From a single Acidobacteriota bacterium genomic region:
- a CDS encoding protein kinase, producing the protein MSKEISHYRLEDELGQGGMGRVYKAFDTTLDRTVVLKLLAPELVAEEASRQRFLREARLASSLDHPNICTIYEIAEADKQYFIAMQYLPGKTLKKLIGSKAFSLDSVLSIGLQVGDALAAAHAKGIVHRDIKSSNIIITPRGQAKVLDFGLAKLLNEKGRNHDSGNLPNDDLTKLGAPLGTPTYMSPEQARGERVDHRSDIYSFGVVLYEMATGRLPLKGNTTVDTMHAVLHNTQKSANEINPNVPQELSDIIDTALAKKPGDRYQTVQKMLEDLQRVSLSLHYGGQGVPDGITVPYVAPQRAGGKLTKFFGRLFARDGNLETLRAPSPIQPSVNRETVKRETNQDFSITQGAKKFLAVLPFRNLSGDPQSDFYGLSLADSLITELAATNQVIVTPSSRVLQYQNQSVDPADVRAELNVEVILMGNFLKAGDRLRVTAQLIDATGGGILWSEKIDADATDALAIQDRICGRIIAGLAGGQRPVDPTQLLKDEDEMIRIDAVRTLEFSHDPRALSALLDALRDKSLKVKAEAARVIVKLREQATGPLIRLLNDAVDEGDNLTARFAAKALGLIGDRSIANVLEMLLTSEDKYVACEAALALGRLKDAKAVPDLIQMLEDANGNVRFATAEALGQICDVRAIDALTARLKDEDEGVRAKARWALSRLKKIKLKATSTTA; encoded by the coding sequence ATGAGCAAAGAAATATCACATTACAGGCTTGAGGACGAACTCGGTCAAGGGGGCATGGGGCGTGTGTACAAAGCCTTCGATACGACGCTTGACCGCACGGTTGTGTTAAAACTGCTTGCGCCTGAACTGGTCGCCGAAGAAGCATCAAGGCAGCGATTCCTGCGTGAAGCGCGACTCGCGTCATCACTCGACCACCCGAATATCTGCACGATTTACGAAATTGCCGAAGCCGACAAACAGTATTTCATCGCCATGCAATACCTGCCGGGTAAGACCTTGAAAAAACTCATCGGCAGTAAAGCTTTCAGTCTGGATTCGGTTTTATCTATCGGATTGCAGGTTGGCGATGCGCTTGCCGCCGCTCATGCGAAAGGCATTGTGCATCGCGACATCAAATCCTCGAACATCATTATCACCCCACGCGGGCAGGCAAAAGTGCTGGATTTCGGACTGGCGAAATTGCTCAATGAAAAAGGGCGCAACCATGATAGCGGCAATTTACCGAATGATGATTTGACCAAACTCGGCGCGCCGCTTGGCACCCCGACTTATATGTCGCCTGAACAGGCGCGCGGCGAACGGGTTGACCATCGCAGCGATATTTATTCGTTCGGCGTCGTGCTTTATGAAATGGCGACCGGGCGGTTGCCCCTGAAAGGCAACACCACCGTCGATACCATGCACGCCGTCTTGCACAACACGCAAAAGTCCGCCAATGAAATTAATCCCAACGTGCCGCAGGAACTTTCCGACATCATTGACACGGCGCTTGCGAAAAAACCGGGCGACCGTTATCAAACGGTGCAGAAGATGCTCGAAGATTTACAGCGTGTGAGCCTGAGTCTGCATTATGGCGGGCAGGGCGTCCCCGATGGCATCACTGTGCCGTATGTTGCGCCGCAACGGGCGGGCGGAAAACTGACAAAATTTTTCGGGCGACTGTTTGCGCGTGACGGCAACCTGGAAACCTTGCGCGCGCCGTCGCCGATTCAACCATCGGTTAACCGGGAAACTGTTAAACGGGAAACCAATCAGGATTTTTCCATTACTCAGGGCGCGAAAAAGTTTTTGGCGGTTCTGCCGTTTCGTAATCTGAGCGGCGACCCGCAATCCGATTTTTACGGACTCTCGCTCGCCGACAGTTTGATTACCGAGCTTGCCGCCACCAATCAGGTCATCGTCACGCCATCGAGTCGCGTGCTGCAATATCAGAATCAATCGGTTGACCCGGCGGATGTGCGCGCCGAACTGAATGTCGAAGTCATCCTGATGGGCAATTTTTTGAAAGCCGGCGACCGGCTTCGCGTCACTGCCCAACTGATTGATGCAACCGGCGGCGGCATCCTGTGGAGCGAAAAAATCGATGCCGATGCGACCGATGCGCTCGCCATTCAAGACCGCATCTGTGGGCGAATCATTGCCGGACTTGCAGGTGGGCAAAGACCGGTTGACCCGACGCAGCTATTAAAAGATGAAGACGAAATGATTCGCATCGACGCGGTGCGCACCCTGGAATTTTCGCACGACCCGCGCGCCCTTTCCGCACTGCTTGATGCGCTCCGGGATAAAAGTTTGAAAGTCAAAGCCGAAGCCGCGCGGGTGATTGTTAAATTGCGCGAGCAGGCGACCGGGCCATTGATTCGACTCCTGAATGACGCGGTTGATGAAGGCGATAATTTGACAGCGCGGTTTGCCGCAAAAGCCTTGGGACTGATTGGCGACCGCAGCATCGCCAACGTCCTTGAGATGTTGCTCACCAGCGAAGATAAATATGTCGCCTGCGAAGCGGCGCTGGCGCTCGGACGATTGAAAGACGCCAAAGCGGTTCCCGATTTAATTCAAATGCTCGAAGACGCCAACGGCAATGTGCGTTTTGCCACCGCCGAAGCCTTGGGGCAAATCTGCGATGTGCGGGCGATTGACGCATTGACCGCGCGGCTCAAGGATGAAGATGAAGGCGTGCGCGCCAAAGCCCGTTGGGCATTGAGCCGTTTGAAAAAAATCAAACTGAAAGCGACCAGCACAACGGCTTAG
- a CDS encoding metallophosphoesterase, which produces MFNRILMSLALIFAFALIACGQSATPQTPQKPTAFLNQLPPDIKEKAATLLNQEEGELRRVRLVGEIAAKNTDATRDFLISVYDSEKSVRIRRAIVDSLGRINHPKIREFLERAILNDADATVSRVALERLRVQKNIEMREMLMRRLETARAQNDAEGLKLLAEEQERWIALVRGAMLPSFLRRPPEVFSVKAENQPVRVLAFGDFGTGSKAQKETAAAMLAFHRKTPFDFGVTLGDNFYDAGMASPADARWKIWWEELYTPLGIKFYASLGNHDWGLADSPAAEILYSSASWKMPALYYTFTAGAAQFFALDTNEMSEAQLAWLKDQLDKSKARWKIVYGHHPIYSDGEHGDSLVLAQKLLPVIEGRADIYLVGHDHIIEHLKPSDSKIHYLIAGGGGATLYKLKESKRAYFAESVNGFAVLEATAEEIKVRFIGVDGKQLYEYPIRK; this is translated from the coding sequence ATGTTCAATCGAATACTGATGAGTCTGGCGCTGATTTTTGCCTTTGCGTTGATTGCCTGCGGGCAGAGTGCCACGCCGCAAACCCCGCAAAAACCTACAGCGTTTTTAAATCAACTGCCGCCCGATATAAAAGAAAAAGCCGCAACCTTGCTCAATCAGGAAGAAGGTGAATTGCGCCGCGTTCGACTGGTCGGTGAAATTGCCGCGAAAAATACCGATGCGACGCGCGATTTTCTCATCAGTGTTTATGACTCGGAAAAATCGGTGCGCATCAGGCGCGCAATTGTTGATAGTCTTGGCAGAATCAACCACCCGAAAATTCGCGAGTTTCTTGAGCGCGCGATTTTAAATGACGCCGATGCGACCGTATCAAGAGTTGCGCTTGAGCGATTGCGCGTACAAAAAAATATCGAGATGCGCGAAATGCTGATGCGACGTTTGGAAACCGCCCGCGCGCAAAATGATGCGGAAGGTTTAAAGTTACTTGCCGAAGAGCAGGAGCGTTGGATTGCCTTGGTTCGCGGCGCGATGCTGCCTTCGTTTTTACGGCGTCCGCCCGAAGTCTTTTCCGTGAAAGCCGAAAACCAGCCGGTTCGCGTGCTGGCATTCGGCGATTTCGGCACCGGCTCGAAAGCCCAAAAAGAAACGGCAGCGGCGATGCTCGCTTTCCATCGCAAAACCCCTTTCGATTTCGGCGTCACGCTTGGCGATAATTTTTATGACGCGGGGATGGCAAGCCCTGCGGATGCGCGCTGGAAAATCTGGTGGGAAGAGTTGTATACGCCGCTCGGCATAAAATTTTATGCGTCGCTCGGCAATCACGATTGGGGATTGGCAGACAGCCCCGCCGCAGAAATTCTTTATTCAAGCGCATCCTGGAAAATGCCTGCGCTCTATTACACCTTTACTGCCGGAGCCGCGCAATTTTTTGCGCTCGACACCAACGAAATGTCCGAAGCGCAACTCGCCTGGCTCAAAGACCAACTCGATAAAAGCAAAGCGCGTTGGAAAATCGTTTACGGGCATCACCCGATTTATTCGGATGGCGAGCACGGCGATAGCCTCGTGCTCGCGCAAAAACTTTTGCCGGTCATCGAAGGCAGAGCCGATATTTATTTAGTTGGGCACGACCACATCATCGAACACCTCAAACCCTCGGACAGTAAAATTCATTACCTGATTGCCGGGGGCGGTGGCGCGACACTTTACAAACTCAAAGAGAGCAAGCGTGCCTATTTCGCTGAGTCAGTGAATGGCTTTGCGGTGCTCGAGGCGACCGCCGAAGAAATCAAAGTTCGCTTTATCGGCGTGGATGGCAAACAATTGTACGAATACCCGATTCGCAAATAA
- a CDS encoding Uma2 family endonuclease yields MSTPPKTRLTMEEYIELDKVSEEKFEYFDGEIFNMSGVHPNHALLESRLITTLNNQTAKRGCFIYPSNLRVKVPSMPPYRYPDLSALCGKPEFEEHSGLLCLTNPVLLAEILSPSTEAFDRGDNFTHYKSIPTFREYLLIAQNKKNITHYLKQSARLVADRI; encoded by the coding sequence ATGTCAACACCACCGAAAACCCGACTGACAATGGAAGAATACATTGAGTTGGACAAAGTTTCCGAAGAGAAATTTGAATATTTCGATGGCGAAATTTTTAATATGAGCGGCGTGCATCCCAATCATGCGCTACTTGAAAGTCGTTTGATTACCACACTCAATAATCAAACGGCTAAACGCGGATGTTTTATTTACCCATCGAACCTGCGCGTCAAAGTTCCAAGTATGCCGCCCTATCGATACCCGGATTTATCGGCGTTATGTGGCAAGCCGGAGTTTGAAGAACACAGCGGCTTGCTCTGTTTAACCAACCCCGTGCTGCTTGCAGAAATTCTTTCACCGTCAACCGAAGCCTTTGATCGCGGCGACAACTTCACTCATTACAAATCAATTCCCACTTTTCGCGAATACCTGCTCATCGCACAGAACAAAAAAAATATTACCCATTATTTAAAACAATCGGCGCGCCTGGTTGCAGACCGAATATAG
- a CDS encoding ROK family protein: protein MSTEEHLYIGLDVGRTIRGALINNAGAIIKQQKVVAEVKDPRLFVAQLIEVINGLRLSDEAAERAAAVGIGWAGMVNHKQQRIEITPNIVDVSVFDLHEEVQQATKLPVVFDNDANVAAYGEWQCGAARGYEDVFYITIGTGIGAGLILGGELQRGSRGFAGEFGHFKIGFDGLECACGSTGCLETVASGPNIVRRVREQLFSDPVFSVSQLARDMEGVLTCERVFQAAMERDQLAVQVLKETAKILGAAISNVINLLNVEVVVMGGGVMSAGELVIRYVRKEILKDAIAPAREACQILPAKLGQDAGIIGAALLARDSLHEYE from the coding sequence ATGTCCACCGAAGAACATCTTTATATCGGCTTAGACGTCGGGCGCACCATTCGCGGCGCGTTAATCAATAATGCAGGCGCGATTATCAAGCAACAGAAAGTCGTCGCCGAAGTCAAAGACCCGCGATTGTTTGTCGCGCAACTCATTGAGGTCATCAACGGGCTGCGACTTTCCGATGAAGCCGCAGAGCGCGCGGCTGCGGTTGGCATCGGTTGGGCTGGCATGGTCAACCACAAACAACAGCGCATTGAAATCACCCCCAATATCGTTGATGTTTCGGTTTTCGATTTGCACGAAGAGGTGCAACAGGCGACCAAACTGCCGGTGGTTTTTGATAATGATGCGAACGTTGCGGCATACGGCGAGTGGCAATGCGGCGCGGCGCGGGGTTATGAAGATGTTTTCTACATCACCATCGGCACAGGCATCGGCGCGGGATTGATTCTGGGCGGCGAATTGCAGCGCGGCAGTCGCGGATTTGCCGGCGAATTCGGACATTTCAAGATTGGCTTTGATGGATTGGAATGCGCTTGCGGCAGCACCGGGTGTTTGGAAACCGTCGCCTCGGGTCCCAATATCGTGCGCCGCGTGCGTGAACAATTATTCAGTGACCCGGTGTTTTCGGTGTCGCAACTGGCGCGCGATATGGAAGGCGTGTTGACTTGCGAGCGCGTCTTTCAAGCGGCGATGGAACGCGACCAATTGGCGGTGCAGGTGTTAAAAGAGACCGCGAAAATTTTAGGCGCAGCCATCTCGAATGTGATTAATCTGCTCAACGTCGAAGTCGTGGTGATGGGTGGCGGCGTGATGTCCGCAGGCGAGTTGGTCATTCGTTACGTGCGAAAAGAGATTCTCAAAGACGCCATCGCGCCCGCCCGCGAAGCTTGCCAAATCCTTCCCGCCAAACTCGGACAAGACGCCGGCATCATCGGCGCGGCGCTGCTTGCCCGCGATTCCCTGCACGAATATGAATAG
- the phoU gene encoding phosphate signaling complex protein PhoU, translating into MFNQDLTQLRDKLLMMGGAAERAIAQVTRALVERDADLAERVITEDDAIDQFELEIDAMCAEMLLKKSLTSAELRLVLTIARTAPGVERIADHAVNIAKHGLVINSEPELELRIDIARLARIVREMLIAGLDAFTSGDIERAQTTIARDDEVDSLYDIFYSQVIDTMRQDAMNVSRGAEWLFILKHFERIADYATNICEQTVFLARGQVIKHTIW; encoded by the coding sequence ATGTTTAATCAGGATTTAACCCAACTGCGCGATAAGCTGCTGATGATGGGCGGGGCGGCTGAACGAGCGATTGCCCAAGTAACCCGCGCCCTCGTTGAACGCGACGCTGATTTAGCCGAGCGCGTCATCACCGAAGACGACGCCATTGATCAATTTGAACTGGAAATTGATGCGATGTGCGCCGAGATGCTTTTAAAAAAATCGCTCACCTCCGCTGAACTTCGGTTGGTGCTGACGATTGCGCGCACGGCTCCCGGCGTTGAACGCATTGCCGACCACGCCGTCAACATCGCCAAACATGGGTTGGTGATTAATAGTGAACCGGAATTGGAGTTGCGAATCGATATTGCAAGGCTTGCGAGAATCGTTCGTGAAATGTTAATCGCCGGACTTGACGCCTTCACCTCAGGCGACATCGAACGCGCCCAGACAACCATTGCGCGTGATGATGAAGTCGATTCGCTTTACGATATTTTTTATTCTCAGGTCATTGACACCATGCGGCAGGACGCGATGAATGTCAGTCGCGGAGCCGAATGGCTGTTTATCTTGAAACACTTTGAAAGAATTGCCGATTACGCCACCAATATATGCGAACAGACAGTCTTTTTAGCGAGAGGTCAAGTTATCAAACACACGATATGGTAA
- a CDS encoding ATP-binding protein, producing the protein MNNLAKRVWIVTFAAVALFAVYETAKTLLFPHMTVVVSHVVTTIVVGIISFFISRYALHRYGMALAQIEEQKEFSEETNRLLSGVLATMREGVVIVNRQLEVVLYNDAATRIVNLQTDKSLLPTRKRLIEATRDPLINNAFRGVLNDKQQVELRIEMADLEARCFQLNVAPLGSDLAVGVFFDITQLEKLERVRREFFANLSHELRTPLTAILAYAETLLNGGINDRENSVRFVEKLFKHSARMRDLISDISDLSAIESGKVKLTLAAVRLKHVVSDVVTLTESRRKESGVVFNINVPETILVRADRTRLEQILYNLIDNAVKFNLPNGTVTVTAQESDNLVTITVEDTGIGITEADLTRIFERLYRADKSRSRKIEGTGLGLAIVKHLVQAHGGEISVLSEVGRGSRFVFTLPKAIAQTETPIEPATDKSLEPEVALSSIEP; encoded by the coding sequence ATGAATAATCTGGCGAAAAGAGTTTGGATAGTCACCTTTGCAGCGGTCGCTTTATTTGCGGTTTACGAGACTGCAAAAACGCTTCTGTTTCCGCACATGACCGTCGTGGTATCGCATGTCGTGACCACGATTGTCGTAGGCATTATCAGTTTTTTTATTTCGCGTTATGCGCTTCATCGGTATGGTATGGCTCTCGCGCAGATTGAAGAGCAAAAAGAATTTTCCGAAGAAACCAACCGCCTGCTTTCGGGTGTGCTCGCAACCATGCGCGAAGGCGTCGTCATCGTCAACCGGCAATTGGAAGTCGTGCTCTATAACGATGCCGCAACCCGTATTGTCAATCTGCAAACCGACAAGAGCTTGCTGCCGACGCGCAAACGTTTGATTGAAGCCACCCGCGACCCGCTGATTAATAACGCTTTTCGTGGCGTCTTAAATGATAAGCAACAGGTCGAGTTGCGCATTGAAATGGCAGACCTCGAAGCGCGTTGCTTTCAACTCAATGTCGCGCCGTTAGGGAGTGACCTCGCGGTCGGCGTCTTTTTCGACATCACCCAACTTGAAAAACTCGAACGTGTCCGCAGAGAATTTTTCGCCAACCTGTCACACGAACTGCGAACCCCGCTTACGGCAATCCTGGCTTATGCGGAAACCTTGCTGAATGGCGGTATCAACGACAGAGAAAACAGCGTTCGCTTTGTTGAAAAACTTTTCAAACATTCGGCGCGAATGCGCGATTTGATTTCCGATATTTCGGATTTATCGGCGATTGAATCCGGCAAAGTGAAACTGACGCTTGCCGCTGTGCGCCTCAAACATGTGGTCAGCGATGTCGTAACGCTTACGGAATCGCGCCGCAAAGAAAGCGGCGTGGTGTTTAATATCAATGTGCCTGAAACCATTCTGGTGCGCGCCGACCGCACCCGCCTGGAACAAATTCTTTATAACCTGATTGACAATGCCGTGAAATTCAATCTACCGAATGGCACAGTTACGGTGACCGCGCAGGAGAGCGACAACCTGGTGACGATTACCGTTGAAGACACCGGCATCGGCATAACCGAAGCCGACCTCACGCGTATCTTTGAACGCCTCTATCGCGCCGACAAATCGCGTTCACGCAAAATCGAAGGCACAGGACTTGGACTTGCCATCGTCAAACATCTGGTGCAGGCGCACGGCGGCGAAATCTCTGTCCTGAGCGAAGTCGGACGCGGCTCGCGTTTCGTTTTCACTTTGCCGAAAGCCATCGCGCAAACGGAAACACCGATTGAACCTGCAACCGATAAATCCCTTGAGCCTGAAGTCGCTTTATCAAGTATTGAACCTTAA
- a CDS encoding PIN domain-containing protein, which produces MNRYVTDTHPMIWALSDDPRLSSPAKSVFVEADTGKAIIIIPPIVIVEMIYLSEKGRIPLHLVDDFMNKIAQLGRSYRLTLLGKAVIKALRQIPRDQIPEMPDRIIAATAKAYNCPLITRDGMITSFGAVAVLW; this is translated from the coding sequence GTGAATCGCTACGTAACCGATACCCATCCGATGATTTGGGCTTTGAGCGATGACCCTCGATTAAGCTCACCAGCGAAATCTGTTTTTGTCGAGGCTGATACTGGCAAGGCAATCATTATCATCCCGCCAATCGTCATCGTTGAGATGATTTATTTGAGTGAAAAAGGTCGCATTCCTCTTCACCTTGTAGATGATTTCATGAACAAAATTGCACAGCTTGGAAGAAGCTACCGTCTGACGCTACTTGGCAAAGCAGTCATTAAAGCTTTGCGACAAATCCCGCGTGACCAAATCCCTGAAATGCCTGACCGCATCATTGCTGCAACTGCCAAAGCTTATAATTGTCCCTTGATTACTCGTGATGGAATGATTACAAGTTTTGGCGCTGTGGCGGTGCTTTGGTAA
- a CDS encoding zinc-dependent metalloprotease, with the protein MNLFRQKIFLSTILILFATAISSFAQGGTLAAKTANLQKLDGYMPLYWDATNGKMLMEISRFNKELLYQVSLPTGVGSNPLGLDRGELGGTRIVYFERIGQKVLMIQPNYRYRAITNNAAERRAVEESFARSVIWGFKVEASDGEKILVDATPLFMRDAHGVLDALRGTRQGTYRMDESRSAFYLPRTKAFPKNTEVEVMLTFVSDGETGNLVRGVTPTPQAVTVRQHHSFVELPDDNYQPRKFDPRVGVNGMDFHDYASPITEPIEKKWVVRHRLQKKDPSAAISEPIKAIVYYVDNGAPEAIRNALVEGASWWNQAFEAAGFKNGFQVKVLPEGADPMDIRYNMINWVHRSTRGWSYGASVVDPRTGEIIKGNVTLGSLRVRQDYTIGTGLIPSYRDRSQGQGDPSFAIDECDFAILPDAAYLTETATDAEAMSLARIRQLSAHEVGHTLGLAHNFAASSYGRASVMDYPAPMVEIKNGKLDLSQAYAAGIGDYDKFAIRYGYAQFATGLNEAAELERLLSEGAEKYLFISDSDTRPPGAAHPLSSLWDNGDDAIANLRHEMKVREIGLQDFGLQSVPTGTPLSMLEAKLLPLYLHHRYQLTAAIKSLGGVYYTYAVKTPSGASPARFNEIVPAARQRDALNAALETLDVQALAISPKLLAMLPPRAYGYGGGATELFEKRTDPTFDPIGATTIAADFAVSGLLQYERAARLIQFHSMDAKNPDFKEVIDALIAKTWKAPTPKDAYHAAIVRAVQSLVVTRLMDTAANDNASPEVRATATEALRELGAMLKQPARVAAERAHRRAVRDDIERFLTRPDDNHKRTAPLPMPPGDPIGSPGHSRSN; encoded by the coding sequence ATGAACTTATTCAGGCAAAAAATTTTTCTCAGTACAATTTTGATTCTATTTGCGACGGCGATTTCCAGCTTCGCGCAAGGCGGCACCCTTGCCGCAAAGACCGCTAACCTGCAAAAGCTTGATGGCTATATGCCGCTCTATTGGGACGCGACCAACGGCAAAATGTTGATGGAAATTTCGCGCTTCAATAAAGAATTGCTTTATCAAGTTTCACTGCCAACAGGCGTTGGTTCCAATCCGCTCGGTTTAGATCGCGGCGAACTCGGCGGTACACGCATCGTCTATTTCGAGCGCATCGGGCAGAAAGTTTTAATGATTCAACCGAACTATCGTTACCGCGCCATCACCAATAATGCTGCCGAACGTCGCGCCGTCGAAGAATCGTTTGCGCGTTCGGTCATCTGGGGTTTTAAAGTCGAAGCCAGCGACGGCGAAAAAATTCTCGTCGATGCGACACCATTGTTTATGCGTGATGCGCACGGCGTGCTTGATGCTTTGCGAGGCACGCGACAGGGAACCTATCGAATGGACGAATCGCGCAGCGCATTTTATTTGCCGCGCACCAAAGCCTTTCCGAAAAACACCGAAGTCGAAGTGATGTTGACTTTCGTATCCGATGGCGAAACCGGCAACCTGGTGCGCGGCGTAACCCCTACGCCACAAGCCGTCACGGTGCGCCAACATCATTCGTTTGTCGAACTCCCCGATGATAATTACCAGCCGCGTAAATTCGACCCGCGTGTTGGTGTAAACGGCATGGATTTTCATGACTACGCCTCGCCAATCACCGAACCCATAGAAAAGAAATGGGTGGTGCGCCATCGCCTTCAGAAAAAAGACCCCTCGGCGGCGATTTCCGAACCCATCAAAGCGATTGTTTATTATGTTGATAACGGCGCACCCGAAGCGATTCGCAACGCCCTTGTTGAAGGCGCGTCGTGGTGGAATCAGGCATTTGAAGCCGCCGGTTTCAAAAATGGTTTTCAGGTCAAAGTCTTGCCCGAAGGCGCAGACCCGATGGACATTCGTTACAACATGATTAACTGGGTGCATCGCTCGACGCGCGGTTGGTCTTACGGCGCAAGCGTGGTTGACCCGCGCACCGGTGAAATCATTAAAGGCAATGTCACACTCGGCTCATTGCGCGTGCGCCAGGATTATACGATTGGCACAGGTTTGATTCCGTCTTACAGAGACCGCAGTCAAGGACAGGGCGACCCGTCATTTGCAATTGATGAATGCGATTTTGCAATCTTGCCCGATGCCGCATACTTGACGGAAACCGCAACCGATGCGGAAGCCATGTCGCTGGCGCGCATACGCCAACTTTCGGCGCACGAAGTCGGACACACCCTGGGACTGGCGCACAATTTTGCGGCAAGCAGTTATGGACGCGCCTCGGTGATGGATTATCCTGCGCCGATGGTCGAAATTAAAAATGGCAAACTTGATTTATCGCAGGCTTATGCGGCAGGCATCGGCGACTATGACAAATTCGCGATTCGGTATGGCTACGCGCAATTTGCTACGGGGCTAAACGAAGCCGCCGAACTCGAACGCCTGTTAAGCGAAGGCGCGGAAAAATATTTATTCATTTCAGATTCCGATACGCGCCCGCCCGGCGCGGCACATCCGCTTTCAAGTCTCTGGGACAATGGCGATGATGCGATTGCCAATCTGCGACACGAAATGAAAGTCCGCGAAATCGGTTTACAGGATTTCGGTTTGCAAAGCGTTCCCACAGGCACGCCGCTTTCCATGCTTGAGGCAAAGCTCTTGCCGCTCTATTTGCACCATCGCTATCAACTGACGGCGGCAATCAAATCTCTGGGCGGAGTTTATTACACCTACGCTGTGAAAACGCCGAGTGGCGCAAGCCCTGCGCGATTTAATGAAATCGTTCCGGCGGCGCGTCAACGCGATGCCTTGAATGCTGCGCTTGAAACTCTTGATGTGCAGGCACTGGCAATTTCGCCAAAACTTTTAGCGATGTTGCCGCCACGCGCTTACGGATATGGCGGCGGCGCGACCGAGCTATTCGAGAAGCGCACTGACCCGACGTTTGACCCGATTGGCGCAACGACGATTGCCGCTGATTTTGCCGTTTCGGGTCTGTTGCAATATGAACGCGCCGCGCGCCTCATTCAATTTCATTCGATGGATGCAAAGAATCCCGATTTTAAAGAGGTGATTGATGCGCTCATTGCGAAAACCTGGAAAGCGCCGACGCCGAAAGACGCTTATCATGCGGCAATTGTTCGCGCCGTGCAGAGTCTGGTGGTCACGCGACTGATGGACACGGCAGCCAATGACAATGCCTCGCCGGAAGTGCGCGCGACCGCCACGGAAGCTTTACGTGAACTTGGCGCGATGTTGAAACAGCCGGCGCGGGTTGCGGCAGAGCGTGCCCATCGCCGCGCTGTGCGCGATGACATCGAACGTTTCCTCACGCGCCCCGATGATAATCACAAACGCACCGCGCCGCTACCGATGCCACCGGGCGACCCGATTGGTTCACCAGGTCACAGCCGAAGTAATTAA
- a CDS encoding response regulator transcription factor, which produces MVTHTDDSKVRSIVIVEDDDDIADTIKYNLEREGFRVRTAATGEAALNIILERTPNLILLDLNLPQMSGFELCRRLRAEATTARVPVLMLTARTDESDKVLGLNLGADDYITKPFSVRELIARVRAVLRRTEGSDTGQQVYDNGILRIDPSTFAVTCHGKEVKLTRKEFALLQELARNEGRVLTREVLLDRVWGMIYYGDSRTLDVHIRRLRQKLGDPSLIETVTGIGYRLISQ; this is translated from the coding sequence ATGGTAACTCACACAGATGACAGCAAAGTCCGCAGCATCGTTATTGTCGAAGACGATGACGATATTGCCGACACCATTAAATATAACCTGGAACGCGAAGGGTTTCGCGTGCGCACGGCAGCCACCGGCGAAGCGGCGCTCAATATCATTTTGGAACGCACCCCCAATCTGATTTTGCTCGATTTGAATTTGCCGCAGATGAGCGGGTTTGAATTGTGCCGTCGGTTACGCGCCGAAGCCACCACTGCGCGTGTGCCGGTGTTGATGCTCACCGCCCGCACGGATGAATCCGACAAAGTGCTCGGACTCAATCTGGGCGCAGATGATTACATCACCAAACCGTTCAGCGTTCGCGAACTCATCGCGCGGGTGCGCGCCGTGTTGCGGCGCACCGAAGGCAGCGACACTGGACAACAGGTTTACGATAACGGCATTCTCCGAATCGACCCCTCGACATTTGCCGTTACCTGTCACGGCAAAGAGGTGAAACTGACGCGCAAGGAATTTGCCCTGTTGCAGGAACTGGCGCGCAATGAAGGACGTGTGCTGACGCGCGAAGTTCTGCTCGACCGCGTCTGGGGAATGATTTATTACGGTGACTCGCGCACTCTTGATGTTCACATTCGTCGCCTCAGACAAAAACTCGGCGACCCTTCGCTCATTGAAACTGTTACAGGCATCGGCTATCGTCTCATCAGTCAGTAG